The genomic interval ccggtccatgaGAAACAGATGTTCACAGTCCCACAACCACTTGTGTGCTACTTacaagcccctccccctctctgcactgAAAGCCAATGCTTTGGGACGTGACGGACAGCCCCTGCAACCAATCCGCTCCTGCAGCTTAGTTTTGTCTGACCTTCAGATGCACGACAAGTATACAATTTCAAACAACActtcaaaaccaaaatattaTTGAAGTCTGCTAGCTGGGGAAGGGGGCGGATGGGGTCGTGGAAGGTCAGCCATCGGCAAACCCGAGGGCTCCATTGTGGCTGCCACAAGCTATGCTGAGttaacaaaaacacagtcaACACTCATGCTGGGGGGAAAGgtcctttgaaaatgaaaattgagacttgcatttctttttttgttctgttttttctttacacTGCAGAGCTGAGAGAAGATGCTTCTGTCATGGGGTTCATGTTAGCATTTAGCACCAAACTCCTAAGTTCACAATAAACCTTTGTGTAATTAAGATGATCACTTCTGTAgccaaaatggaaaacaagCCCTGCGATGAGAAAATTAAAGCAACTAACTTTGAGTTTTCAACATCTGCCTTTGTCACCAGCCCAGATAATACTACAACAGAgctggcaaaaataaaaatgtcaccagGGAAGCAATCCTACATACATGTACTTCAATAATAAGAACGCAGCACCATGGTAAGAGGGTATGATATGAATGCAAGTGGCTTTTTCTGCAATAAATAGGTCATACCCACACTGTAAATGATCGCGAATAACATATAACACACAAAGTTTTGTGTACactctgaaatgttttgtgttacaaGAGGAACACTTTCAGGTTGATACTCCAAATTCGAGTtatgagagaggcagagaaccAGTGCATGAAGAGAAATTATCCAGAGACATAAAAGACAAGTACATTTGCAggcaagaaaattaaaaataacaataagaaaaaacaaaataataataagcacACAAAATTATAATGGTAAACATAAAATAGCACTTAGCACATTTTCAACAATTGCTTTGTTAAAGaacaaaaagagggagaaaaaaagttttttctttaaaaaaaaaagtgcatacTCTGCGCATTAAatattgatacattttaaataaaataataaaaaaagcgTGCAGGGTTACGCTAAGAAGGCCATCACAAACATAGGCACGTCGCAGTATCAGTCGTGTAATCCGTGTGCGGTAAGAACATTCTCCTCCGTGCTTTCGAAACATTTTGAGCACCCCCAACCGCCACCCTCCACCAGCCCCCCCACGGAGAACAGGGTCGGCCCTACTCAGTTCTGTTTGGGTGAAACAGCCCTCTTTGGCACACACTCTCCCACGTCTGGGCGTTGAACGCGACTCCAGACATCTGAAACGGCAACAAATGACAGGATTTAGTGGCTGGAAAGCTTTGTCCCTTGTTGACAAGGATACTGACTGAGGCCATGTTTCTTAGCTTCTGCATTTTCTTAGTGACAGCATAATTGATGGCCAGTTAAATTTCTGCAATTTGGCTTGGCGATAATGACGCTGTCAAAGAAAGCCTTTTATCAAGAAAGGACTCATCACAAGGGACAAGgagaattttacattttagaagAGAACAATTTGAGAggattgaaaacaaaacaaaaacaaaaagtagcTAGATAGGATTTTCGATGACTTTGCGATTCCCATTAAAACCTTTGCAGGAATTAAGTCATCTTAGACAAGTCAACTCAACAGTTGATATCTGCTGCATTATATGTAGAATTTTAAAACCAGACACTGACATAAGGAGTAACTGACTGAAATATTACGGAGTAACGACACTGCCTATCACTTTACTCTCAAATTAGTTTGCTAGACATCCTAGTTCAATTTAATATCAGAGAAGCTAACAGTGCAATTGGTATGGCAAAGATGTTTCACCAATCAAAATTCAATTTGGACaatgaaattgtaaaatgttttgtggtaTTTCTCCATAAGAGGAACTAGGATATTTACTGGAAATTAGGTTATGAACCTAAAATGACCCAAATGTGATATTTCCCAAatactgtaatacattttatCAACTATTTGCTTCATCACAACCTCAGGCGCCCCAGTGGAACCATGTTTccaatatttaacatttaacttccgttgttatttaaataattactcAAGATAAATCCTTCCCTTTATTCTGTTGCTgattcatgacaaaaaaaaaaatcttaatctgtcaaaattttgttttggattGAATACGTACAACACTGACCAGTTGGGACAAactcaacaaacacaaacatatgatCACTACAGGACTTGCTTATGGCAACTTACCAGCTATAAGGGTGTCTCCTTTTTATAGTTAAAAGCAGGATCTGATCCTTCAATCTGCAGTTTGAGGGCTTGTTTAAGGCTTAGTTCAGTTTCTCCTATTGGGTAGCCCTCCAGAACTTCCTGGTGCCCTCGGTCCTGCACAGTTCTGGGCACAGACACTCTGCCAAGGAACACCTGATTGCCCTGCAAGTGATACTTGGGGTTTGTCATGATGCCGTTCCTTTTCTTTTCGGCGCCCCCCTGCTGCTGGATGAGGAATTGCTGCTGGGAGCGGCCCACGTCCTGGTGCACCAAAGGCGGGGTCAAGATCTTACAGGGCGGGTCTTTCAGGGCGACGTTGGACACCGGCTTGGCGAGCGCGATCCTTTTGTCGAACTGGGTCATCTCGTACTCCAGCACCTGGCCCTGGGACGAGCCTCCGTTGCGGGCCTTCTTCTTCTCACCTGATCCGCCCTTGCTGTTGGAGGTGCCATTTCCACCTTTGCTCCCTTTTGTTGACTTCAGGCTGGGCTTGACTTGGCTCCACTCAAACTCACTGGATGGGGAGCTGGGCTGCTGCCCTACGGACttggtggtggaggagggggatgCTATGGACTGCCGGCTCCGGCTGCGGGGCAGGGAGTGCTGCTGGATCTGCTCGGTGAAGGTCAGCCCGTGGAAGCTGTCTATGGGCACGGTCTGGGCGGTGGCGGTGGACGAGGTGGTCCTCAGGGAGGAGTTCTTGGAGCTCTTCAGGGAGTTGTTGGAGAGGGAGGACTTCTGCCGGTCGACGGTGGAGTCGGGCGACTCGGACGGGGAGCTGAAGGCGTGGGCCGGCCCGTTGGCAGGGCCGCGCCCTGACGGCTGGAGGTCGCCGGGACCTGTGCTCCCGGAGCTGTTGGACTTGTTGGTGAGGGAGGGCGTCTTTCCCGTCACGGATGCGGGACCCTTCTGCTCCATGGGGTGCACGGGAGAAGGGGTGCAGCCGTTAAGAGTGGAGGCGCCGTACTTCTCCAGAAGCTTGATGATCTGCGCGTGGCCCCCCTTGGCCGCCACCCTCATGGGGGTGCGGCCGAACTGGTCGGCGTGGTTGGGGTCGGCGCCGTGGTCCAGCAGGGCCTGCACCACGTCGACATGGCCCTCCTGGGCGGCGATGCAGAGTGCAGTGGCGCCCTGGTTGCACGTGTGGTCGACGTGCGTGCTGCTCTCGATCAGAAGGCGGACGACCCTGATGTGGCCCTGCCAGGCGGCAGACTGCAGGGCGGAGCGCCGTTCATTGTCGCTCGAGTTGACGTCCGCGTGGTAGCTGACCAGCATCCGCACCATCTCCACATGCCCCTGCCAGCAGGACACGTGGAGGGCTGTTCTCCCCTCGGGGTCGCTGACCTCAACGTTGGCACCGTTTTCCAGGAAATACTCTGCCATGGCCAGCTGATTCTCAAGTGCCAGGATGTAGAGGGTGGGGCGGCCGTCAGCGTCTTTATAGTCTATGTCTGCGCCGTGACTGAGGAGCAGCTCCACAATGTCTCTGTGGCCTTCCAGGGCGGCCACTCGGAGAGCGTTCCTTCCATCATAGCCCCGCTGATCGATGCTCGACTTGTCCTCGAGCAGTATCTGCACACAGTCATAGTGGCCCTCTTGAGCGGCTAGGATCAGCGGGATGCGGCCGTCATTGTCCACCTCCGTACAGCGGGCACCCTGCTCGATGAGGGCGTCGCACACCAGCCGGTGGCCCTCGAAGGCGGCCATGTGCAGCGGGGTCCAGCCGGCGTCGTCCCTGTGGTTTTCGTCGAGCCCTCTGTCCAGCAGGGTGCGAACGACCTCCACGTTCCCCTGAGCGGACGCAATGCTCAGCACCGTCCTCCCCTCTCCGTCGATGCTGTCCACCGCCGCACCCCAGAACAGCAGGGTGTTGACCACGGAGGCGTGGCCCATGGAGGCCGCCGCGAGGAGCGGGGTCCGGCCGTTGTTGTCTGCGTGGTCCACATCCGCCCCgccctccagcagcaggtcgACCACGTCCACGTGCCCCTCGTAGGCCGCCACCAGCAGCGGGGTCATGCCGTCCTTGTCGCAGTGGTCTACCTCCGCACCCCGGTCGATGAGGAGGCTGACCACGGAGGCGTGGCCTTTGCTGGCGGGCACGCAGAGGGCAGCAACGGAGAGGGCGGTTCTCCCGTCCACATCCTTGTGGTTCACCTCCGCCCCGTGGTCCAGGAGGTGCTCTACGATCTCCCGGTGGCCCATGTACGCTGCTGCGATGAGCGCCGTCCTCCCCTCGTTGTCGGCCTTGTTGACCTCGGCGCCGTGCTGGAGCAGATTCAGGACAATGTCCTCGTGTCCCCCCCAGGCAGCCGCCCGGAGCGCAGTCCTGCTGTCCATGTCGGCACAGTCGACCTTGGCGCCAGCGTACAGGAGGGCGGACACCACCTCTGAGTGGCCCCCCCAGGCGGCAGACCGCAGCGCCGTCCACCCATCGTGGTCGCTGTGGTTGATGTTGGCGCCGCAGCCGATGAGGCAGTTCACCACCTTGGTGTGGCCCTGCCGCGCCGccagtgtcagtgctgtctgCCCGTGGCTGTCGGCCAGCTCCAGGTCTGCGCCCCGGCCGATGAGCAGGTTGGCCACGTCCAGGTTGCCGCTGTATGCAGCGTTGGCCAGCAAAGTCCTGCCGCCGGAGTCGCTCTGGTTTACCGAGGCCCCGTTGTCAAGCAGCGTCCGGATGGAGTCCTCCCTCTCTAGGGCCTGCTGCACGATGCAGGAGGCGCGGTCGTCCTCGCTGTTGACGTGGGCGCCGGCCTTGACCAGGAGCTGCAGCACCTCCTGCTCTTTGGGGATGGAGGTCGTCAGGGAGTCCTTGGCCGGCGTTCCATTCCACACCATCCAGAGGGCGAGGTTGTAGGGCTCGATCTGCAGGTTGGAGCTGATGAGGTGCAGAGCAAACTCCTGTACCTCCAGCGGGTTGAGCTCCTTGGCCCTGCAGGTGTAGCTCATGGCCATCATCCTGTGGCCCTCAGCTGCATTGCACAGGTACTTCTGGGTGCAGTGCTTGACATCCAGTAGCCACTCCGCAAAGCTGTAGTGGAAGAGGATCCTGGTGCTCCCGAGGCCCTTGACCAGGAGCTTGGACAGGATGTCCATCTTCTTCTGGAACTCCTCCATGGTCAGTGCCATATTCTTGGTCCAGACCGCGTGGTACAGCTCCTTGACCGTGAGGGGCCGGCAGGCGGCCAGCATCACATTGAGGATGGGCTGGACCTTAGCGAACTGCTTCCTGACGAAGAGCCTCTGGCAAAGCCACAGGTAGAGGCCGTTGAGCGTGCCCGGGATGTCGCGGATCTCGCGGAGCATGATGAAGTTCTCCACCACGCCGTCCAGCACGCGCTCCAGGTACAGGAAGCAGCCGCTGCTCTTGATGTGCAGCTGGTTGAGCATCTCGGCCGTCTCCTTGGTGAGGTGCTGCCTGAGCGCCTCCTCCTGGTCCAGCCGGTGTAGGATGTACTGCTGCACGTCCTTCACAATGTACGCCTTGCGGAGGTCATCCAGGCTGATTTTGCGAAAACCTGTaggaagaagacaaagaaaagaaaatcttaaATCAGTTAAATGTCACTGGGATAATACTGAAATGCTTTAGTGATACAGACCAAATATACGTCATACATCAAATTTACAACTGCTCTTTAGTTTTTACTTCCTTCTGACATGGAATATATTATTCGAGTAAATGTAGACTATTACGTATATGATGTATTTTCACTATGGAATGCAGAGCGATACAGAAAAGATTTTTTCTGGTATGTATtaacatattacacattttttcatggCACAGAACACCTTcgaaagaaacacattttcctaCGTGTTAGCTGATCTGTTTTTGCACAGTGGTAGTTCAAAACAGATTTTACCCATGGAAATTTAACAAGCGCAGATTTGGAAGAAGTTAGGCGCTGgtcaatttgatttttttttcaacacatgaaacaataaacTACTCAATGGAACTGATCATTTGTGGGGGAGCCAAGGCAAACAGAAAGGCTCCCTCACCCTCATGAGAATATATGCTGTCACTTCCCCTTGGCCATAAATGGCACACACTATGTCAGCGTACAATTCCCAGAATATGCATCATAGGCCATAAAAATCAAGTGCATTCAAAAGGAAATACAAATCCCATTTGCATAACTGTTAGCTGGCAGTTATCCAAAATACATTATTGGCACCAAAGCAAAAACTGACATGGACAACCTTAAACTGATAAGGGGGTTTCAT from Megalops cyprinoides isolate fMegCyp1 chromosome 22, fMegCyp1.pri, whole genome shotgun sequence carries:
- the LOC118769743 gene encoding ankyrin repeat domain-containing protein 50-like, translating into MAQTSLLQGKRFYCREWVFHKLQHCLQEKASTLLGASVTPSKQGTAGTVGPGAGGSAPPSGKGAAWGVLLVGGPGSGKTALCTELLWPSSPQGSHRGLHRQGLAFHFCRAEDSDTLCVSGFIRGLVAQICRSGLVPGYEERVRDPAVQSALQPGECERNPAEAFKRCVLLPLLGVQAPQQSLFLLVDSIDEGCQLGEAEPRPTPGSCRTIAELLAGHYEFLPPWLLLICSARRQNKAVTKLFTGFRKISLDDLRKAYIVKDVQQYILHRLDQEEALRQHLTKETAEMLNQLHIKSSGCFLYLERVLDGVVENFIMLREIRDIPGTLNGLYLWLCQRLFVRKQFAKVQPILNVMLAACRPLTVKELYHAVWTKNMALTMEEFQKKMDILSKLLVKGLGSTRILFHYSFAEWLLDVKHCTQKYLCNAAEGHRMMAMSYTCRAKELNPLEVQEFALHLISSNLQIEPYNLALWMVWNGTPAKDSLTTSIPKEQEVLQLLVKAGAHVNSEDDRASCIVQQALEREDSIRTLLDNGASVNQSDSGGRTLLANAAYSGNLDVANLLIGRGADLELADSHGQTALTLAARQGHTKVVNCLIGCGANINHSDHDGWTALRSAAWGGHSEVVSALLYAGAKVDCADMDSRTALRAAAWGGHEDIVLNLLQHGAEVNKADNEGRTALIAAAYMGHREIVEHLLDHGAEVNHKDVDGRTALSVAALCVPASKGHASVVSLLIDRGAEVDHCDKDGMTPLLVAAYEGHVDVVDLLLEGGADVDHADNNGRTPLLAAASMGHASVVNTLLFWGAAVDSIDGEGRTVLSIASAQGNVEVVRTLLDRGLDENHRDDAGWTPLHMAAFEGHRLVCDALIEQGARCTEVDNDGRIPLILAAQEGHYDCVQILLEDKSSIDQRGYDGRNALRVAALEGHRDIVELLLSHGADIDYKDADGRPTLYILALENQLAMAEYFLENGANVEVSDPEGRTALHVSCWQGHVEMVRMLVSYHADVNSSDNERRSALQSAAWQGHIRVVRLLIESSTHVDHTCNQGATALCIAAQEGHVDVVQALLDHGADPNHADQFGRTPMRVAAKGGHAQIIKLLEKYGASTLNGCTPSPVHPMEQKGPASVTGKTPSLTNKSNSSGSTGPGDLQPSGRGPANGPAHAFSSPSESPDSTVDRQKSSLSNNSLKSSKNSSLRTTSSTATAQTVPIDSFHGLTFTEQIQQHSLPRSRSRQSIASPSSTTKSVGQQPSSPSSEFEWSQVKPSLKSTKGSKGGNGTSNSKGGSGEKKKARNGGSSQGQVLEYEMTQFDKRIALAKPVSNVALKDPPCKILTPPLVHQDVGRSQQQFLIQQQGGAEKKRNGIMTNPKYHLQGNQVFLGRVSVPRTVQDRGHQEVLEGYPIGETELSLKQALKLQIEGSDPAFNYKKETPL